From the Malus domestica chromosome 17, GDT2T_hap1 genome, one window contains:
- the LOC103405933 gene encoding gibberellin 2-beta-dioxygenase 2 → MVVPSPSPIRSKKTMAIGIPTIDLSNYNRSKLSAQIVEACEEYGFFKVVNHGIPKAVIETMETQGSDFFAKPTIEKQRAGPACPFGYGCKNIGRKGDTGELEYLILQTNPQSISDRSNDISDDPTKFSCAVNDYIEAVKELACEVLDLLAEGLWVSDKSVFSRFIRDVQSDSILRFNHYPPVKDIKDWETTPKQHSFTNNNNNNHSRIGFGEHSDPQILTILRSNNVGGLQISLRDGLWVPVAPDPNQFFVMVGDALQALTNGRLVSVKHRALANSVVKPRMSMVYFGAPPLNACMSPLPEMVSPEKPSLYKPFTWGEYKKAAYTTRLGDTRLDHFKINNHTSKCNDQTQCPCLDNLVR, encoded by the exons atggTGGTACCATCTCCTTCACCAATAAGAAGCAAGAAAACGATGGCAATAGGAATTCCCACAATCGATCTATCAAATTACAATAGGTCAAAGCTATCAGCACAAATTGTTGAAGCCTGTGAAGAATATGGTTTCTTTAAGGTGGTCAACCATGGTATCCCAAAAGCGGTCATTGAGACAATGGAAACACAAGGGTCTGATTTTTTTGCCAAGCCAACAATCGAGAAGCAACGAGCTGGCCCTGCTTGTCCTTTTGGCTATGGCTGCAAAAATATTGGTCGCAAAGGCGACACCGGAGAGCTTGAGTACCTTATTCTTCAAACCAATCCTCAGTCCATTTCTGACAGATCCAATGATATTTCCGACGACCCTACGAAATTCAG TTGTGCAGTGAATGATTACATAGAAGCAGTTAAAGAATTGGCATGTGaggttcttgatttgttggCCGAGGGACTATGGGTTTCAGACAAGTCTGTGTTCAGCAGGTTCATCAGAGACGTCCAGAGTGACTCCATTCTTAGGTTTAATCACTATCCTCCAGTCAAGGACATCAAGGACTGGGAAACAACACCAAAACAGCATTCCTTcactaacaacaacaacaataatcaTAGTAGGATTGGATTTGGAGAGCATTCTGACCCTCAGATCTTGACCATCTTAAGATCCAACAACGTGGGGGGCCTTCAGATTTCTCTACGTGATGGCTTGTGGGTTCCCGTGGCTCCGGACCCCAATCAGTTCTTCGTAATGGTTGGTGATGCCTTACAG GCTTTGACGAATGGGAGGTTAGTAAGTGTGAAACATAGAGCACTGGCAAACTCAGTTGTGAAGCCAAGGATGTCAATGGTGTACTTTGGGGCACCACCCCTCAATGCATGTATGTCTCCTCTTCCAGAGATGGTGTCGCCGGAGAAGCCCAGCCTCTACAAACCTTTCACATGGGGTGAATACAAGAAAGCTGCATACACTACACGATTGGGAGATACACGTCTAGACCATTTCAAGATTAATAATCACACCAGCAAGTGCAACGATCAAACTCAATGTCCATGCTTGGACAATCTTGTACGATAG
- the LOC103426230 gene encoding nifU-like protein 1, chloroplastic, translating into MASLAATGFHKAPTLSSKIPPNSHRCPPFTCLKRHCFTAKTPIFLKTAIRASNPSAAAESSSPGLYSAKQYELTVPNVDLVLEDVRPYLISDGGNVDVVSVEDGVVSLKLQGACGSCPSSTTTMKMGIERVLKEKFGDALKDIQQVFDEENKEITVEVVNRHLDILRPAIKNFGGSVEVLSVEGGDCHVNYVGPESIGSGIKAAIKEKFPDIVNVVFTG; encoded by the exons ATGGCGTCTCTCGCAGCCACCGGCTTCCACAAAGCCCCAACGCTTTCTTCCAAAATCCCACCCAATTCTCACCGATGCCCACCATTTACGTGTTTGAAACGGCACTGTTTCACCGCTAAAACGCCCATCTTTCTGAAAACCGCCATTAGAGCTTCGAACCCAAGCGCCGCCGCCGAGTCCTCTTCTCCGGGACTCTACTCCGCCAAGCAGTACGAACTCACGGTTCCCAACGTCGACTTGGTTCTCGAGGACGTCCGCCCTTATCTCATCTCCGATGGCGGTAACGTCGACGTTGTCTCCGTTGAGGACGGCGTCGTTTCGCTCAAGCTTCAAG GGGCATGTGGGAGCTGTCCGAGCTCAACGACCACCATGAAGATGGGAATCGAAAGGGTGCTCAAGGAAAAGTTTGGAGACGCACTCAAGGATATTCAACAAGTCtttgatgaagaaaataaagagaTCACCGTTGAG GTAGTGAATCGTCACCTGGACATATTGAGACCAGCCATAAAGAACTTTGGTGGGAGTGTGGAAGTGTTATCGGTTGAAGGTGGGGATTGCCATGTAAATTATGTAGGGCCTGAGTCCATCGGATCAGGAATCAAAGCAGCGATTAAGGAGAAGTTCCCAGATATCGTCAATGTTGTATTCACTGGATAG